In the Gossypium raimondii isolate GPD5lz chromosome 9, ASM2569854v1, whole genome shotgun sequence genome, one interval contains:
- the LOC105798572 gene encoding LOW QUALITY PROTEIN: gibberellin 20 oxidase 1 (The sequence of the model RefSeq protein was modified relative to this genomic sequence to represent the inferred CDS: inserted 1 base in 1 codon): MRAALAFLSSHISNLCSHCPLPLLFXITPYSFLCLNFISYPLFKYSQNHSYRYPSLLGLSIFTLHAMAIDCISNIASMTHHPKDEKKDEQKKLVFDASVLKFESQIPKEFIWPDDEKPSANAPELQVPLIDLGGFLSGDPVATMEASRFISEACQQHGFFLVVNHGVDAKLLADAHKYMDNFFLLPLRQKQRAQRKLGEHCGYASSFTGRFSTKLPWKETLSFRYSAENNSSKMVEDYLVNKMGNELRQLGRVYQDYCEAMSKLSLGIMELLAISLGVGRAHFREFFDKNDSIMRLNYYPPCQKPDLTLGTGPHCDPTSLTILHQDRVGGLQVFVDNEWHSISPNFEAFVVNIGDTFMALSNGRYKSCLHRAVVNSHKPRKSLAFFLCPEGDKVVTPPAELVSQNSPRVYPDFTWPMLLEFTQKHYRADMNTLQEFSNWVQQRNS, encoded by the exons ATGAGAGCGGCCTTGGCTTTTCTTTCATCTCACATCTCAAACTTATGCTCCCACTGCCCTCTCCCTCTTCTTT CAATAACTCCCTATTCCTTTCTCTGTCTCAACTTCATCTCTTATCCCCTTTTTAAGTACTCTCAAAACCACTCATATAGATATCCATCTTTGTTAGGCCTCAGCATATTTACGCTTCATGCAATGGCCATCGACTGCATCTCCAACATAGCCTCCATGACTCACCATccgaaagatgaaaaaaaagatGAGCAGAAAAAGCTGGTTTTTGATGCCTCGGTGCTCAAGTTCGAATCCCAGATACCAAAAGAATTTATATGGCCTGATGACGAAAAGCCTTCCGCTAATGCACCAGAACTCCAAGTACCACTCATTGACCTAGGAGGCTTCCTTTCTGGTGACCCTGTTGCTACAATGGAAGCTTCAAGGTTTATCAGCGAGGCATGTCAGCAGCATGGTTTCTTCCTTGTAGTTAATCATGGAGTCGATGCAAAACTCTTGGCTGATGCCCACAAGTACATGGATAACTTCTTTCTATTGCCACTTAGACAAAAGCAAAGGGCTCAAAGAAAACTTGGTGAGCACTGTGGATATGCCAGTAGCTTCACTGGCAGGTTCTCGACCAAGCTCCCATGGAAGGAAACACTTTCTTTTCGCTATTCAGCTGAGAACAACTCATCCAAGATGGTGGAAGACTACCTTGTTAATAAAATGGGAAATGAATTGAGGCAACTCGG GAGGGTTTACCAGGACTACTGCGAGGCGATGAGCAAGCTTTCTCTGGGGATAATGGAGCTTTTAGCCATTAGTCTGGGCGTAGGCAGAGCACATTTCCGGGagttttttgataaaaatgattcAATAATGAGACTAAACTACTATCCCCCTTGTCAAAAACCAGACCTCACTTTAGGAACAGGGCCTCATTGCGATCCAACGTCTTTAACCATCCTTCACCAAGACAGAGTTGGTGGCCTTCAAGTGTTTGTAGACAACGAATGGCATTCAATTAGCCCAAATTTCGAAGCATTTGTCGTTAACATTGGCGACACCTTTATG GCACTGTCAAATGGGAGATATAAAAGTTGCTTGCACCGAGCAGTGGTGAACAGCCATAAGCCAAGAAAATCTCTGGCTTTCTTTTTGTGTCCAGAGGGGGATAAAGTGGTAACCCCACCAGCAGAGTTGGTGAGCCAGAACAGTCCCAGAGTATATCCAGATTTTACATGGCCTATGCTGCTTGAATTCACACAAAAGCATTACAGAGCTGACATGAACACTCTTCAAGAATTCTCAAACTGGGTTCAACAGAGAAACAGCTGA